The sequence below is a genomic window from Flagellimonas marinaquae.
GAATCCGATATGGACAGCAAATTGCTAGACCTATTAGAGGATGCCTATTCATCCGCCCGCTATACCCATAGCTACACAATTACCAAAAATGAACTGGAACAGCTGTCCCAAAAATTGTCATTTTTCACCAAGGACATCAAGACCCTGTTCCATCGGGAGCTGTCCATATTCAAACGCAATATCGATAATGGCATTTTCAATCATAAGGAAGAACTAGATTTAGTAACGCCCAATGCACATCGTACAAAAGCGGAGCCCTATGTGCGCAGGCTTGAATTCGACAACAGCTTCGAGATGCTGTGCAAAGCAAGATCACTGCTGTTGTTGGGCGTTACCTGTCTACAGGAGGACGTGGAGCCGCCCCTTCATGTAAACGGCTTCGATTACAATATAGTTGAGGTACTGCAATTGGCAATAGAATTGTTGCCATTAAAGGAGACAAGCCCCTAATATCATATCTTGTAAAGTGATTATCGATTATAGCAGGTCTTTATTTTATATCTTACAATATCATTTATATAGCTCATAAGTGATATTATTTTTAATGAATTCACCTTTGTTCCAATGCTATAATCAATTCCGTGTTTCAAATTACTTCCACTTTGTTTATGTGACTTCAATAGTTGGGTGTGCCTTATTCGCGAATATTTTAACCTAAGGGTAAGGCTAAATCCTGCTATAACTTCTTATCAGTTCTATGAGTTTTTCTTTTCCAATTATTTCTAAAAGTTCTTTACGATATTTTCTTGAAATTATGGAAACATTCCATTGAATCAAATCCTGAATATTTTCTTTGATGGAATCATCATTGGACCTGCTTAAATTGCCTTTCCAAGTATCCAATGAACGAAGTAGACCCAGGGTAACCTTTTTTTTACTTCTTTCCATGGAACTTCCTTTATTTAGTCTTGTGAAATGAAGGCCATAATATACATAGATCCCTTCGTCCTTGGTTTTCTTCGAATGGTCTAAAGATTCTTGAAGAGCCTCTAATATTGCTTTGTCAAACAGGGAATTGTAAAATGATTCAGCAGTCTTGATAGCAATGGAATTATCAATATTCCATAATGTGCCTATGTATGCCCTGGCTCTTACGGCTATGAAATGGTTTTTGATATCATAAGCGGACCAACATGTGTTGTTGAATATTAAAGGTGAGTGCCCAGCCGCCAAATGATTGAAAAATCCTAAATGACTAAATCTATAACATACTATTTCATGAGAATTTTCAAGAATCAGCCTCTGTGAACTTATTTGGTTTTCCTTTATGGGGACTGTATCAATCATTTTTGGAAATATTGATGGATCGTAATTTTTTTCCTTGAACGCTTTGGTCCTAAAAGGAATACCATCTAGCTTTTTGGGGAAAATTTTCTTTGAGACTTTGATAAGAGGTTCACCGTCTGCGTTTTTTTTGTTCGGATCTGGTGCTAATGCTATGGTCATACCGTATTCAAAGATATGCTCCACTCCAAATTGATCGACATATTTTTCTTTTATTAACTGGCCTTCTGTTTGATTGCCATGGCTGCAAAGATGTAATATGTTGAAAGGTAATTCTTTTACAAAATAGTCAAGATTATGCGCACTGGCATCTTCCTTGATTAATGCGTTAACTTCATAATGGTTCTCTTTGAGTTTATCGACCACAAAATCCGTTTCCTCCCTAGTAAAAAATCTTGGGGAGAATACTATAGCTGAATCAATATTGAAATGATCTTGAAAACAGATATTGTTGAAAATGAAAAAATCAGGATTGAGGTTTAAGCCG
It includes:
- a CDS encoding CdiA family toxin C-terminal domain-containing protein — its product is MSKPPKLNSTYICIANREDDLLAAVVSSHINSKGEYSLVFSFSGVTKEKDSKSLNERDEHQLSRSRATTLDIDLGNTIRRIGGCEYVVLVGLSNNQKSYLSFLEENNVIEINSFADIDTFLQPISNREVLPCKSDQLYVGLQLAATQDKAILIDENAEAIEVEKRNQNGLIVVENNHSISTVVATNYAISINADVELVESFEFHEKKFLELIESWREEAKKGTEQTSFKELNSLLYSRIGHINFPDYDFVTFFTIGAPYSLIIENIIPCTYVGLNLNPDFFIFNNICFQDHFNIDSAIVFSPRFFTREETDFVVDKLKENHYEVNALIKEDASAHNLDYFVKELPFNILHLCSHGNQTEGQLIKEKYVDQFGVEHIFEYGMTIALAPDPNKKNADGEPLIKVSKKIFPKKLDGIPFRTKAFKEKNYDPSIFPKMIDTVPIKENQISSQRLILENSHEIVCYRFSHLGFFNHLAAGHSPLIFNNTCWSAYDIKNHFIAVRARAYIGTLWNIDNSIAIKTAESFYNSLFDKAILEALQESLDHSKKTKDEGIYVYYGLHFTRLNKGSSMERSKKKVTLGLLRSLDTWKGNLSRSNDDSIKENIQDLIQWNVSIISRKYRKELLEIIGKEKLIELIRSYSRI